From one Henningerozyma blattae CBS 6284 chromosome 1, complete genome genomic stretch:
- the TBLA0A06420 gene encoding uncharacterized protein (similar to Saccharomyces cerevisiae ARO10 (YDR380W); ancestral locus Anc_5.456) has protein sequence MTPVTEKVESPFPTRARDGSDVCELLPLGEYLYLKLAQIGTKTIFGVPGDFNLSLLELLYTQKVKDSGLKWVGCCNELNAAYAADGYSRYTNRVGCVVTTYGVGELSALNGIAGAFAENIKLLHVVGVPPTKYNTLNHNIHHLVPRLKYSNLLAPNKEVYMEMVNEKVCCFYANITDLNQARWQIEIAIKHIFQYNLPAYIFIPTDFQDALIPISVNEHLSREDIMPIEEIVEIPLLPSLEMVSVCDYILSLLYSSKTPCIIGDILVERFGVTKQINDLIHKTKLWNFSTFMSKGVLNESNPYYQGVYFGKLSQDHIVKKIQMCDLIIHFGVVENEINTGYYSFNYKPDSVLIQIHPDYVRITQFQHNIRTDYKGIEFRTFVDMVTKGVQPNSINTTYNRLFSPSSHAYLFPLEQEEDGPISHDYLETIIPRYINPGDVVVCETGSIQFTMVNTRLSSDVEYITQGFYLSIGMAIPASLGIGMAMRDYPNLHLSKKSSHSNVPPNYKPRLILLEGDGAAQMTVQEITNIIKYKIPIEILLLNNQGYTIERAIKGADKEFNDICEWNWPQLLNGLGGNLDETKNKYKFFSTTELYEKLKQLKDYPGKETFSFVEVILNKLNIPTTLIKMASELEHKETK, from the coding sequence ATGACACCTGTTACTGAAAAAGTAGAATCACCATTTCCAACAAGAGCTAGAGATGGCTCTGACGTCTGTGAATTGCTCCCTTTAGGTGAGTATCTGTACTTGAAACTAGCTCAAATTGGTACTAAAACTATTTTTGGTGTTCCTGGAGATTTTAATCTAAGcttattagaattattatacaCTCAAAAGGTAAAAGATAGTGGCTTGAAATGGGTTGGATGTTGTAATGAATTGAATGCTGCCTATGCTGCAGATGGTTACTCGCGTTATACTAATAGAGTTGGATGTGTTGTTACTACATATGGTGTGGGAGAATTAAGCGCTTTAAATGGTATTGCTGGTGCTTTTgcagaaaatattaaattactCCATGTAGTGGGAGTTCCACCAACAAAGTATAACACACTAAACCACAACATTCATCATTTAGTTCCACGCTTAAAATACTCAAATCTTTTAGCCCCGAATAAAGAAGTTTATATGGAAATGGTAAACGAAAAAGTGTGCTGTTTCTATGCAAATATTACAGATTTGAACCAAGCACGTTGGCAAATAGAAATTGCAATAAagcatatttttcaatataatttacctgcttatatttttatcccTACTGATTTCCAAGATGCTTTGATTCCAATTAGTGTTAATGAACATTTGTCTAGGGAAGATATAATGcctattgaagaaattgttgaaattcCCCTTTTACCAAGCCTAGAAATGGTTTCTGTGTGTGATTACATTCTATCATTACTTTATTCGTCAAAGACTCCATGTATTATTGGCGATATATTAGTAGAAAGGTTTGGTGtaacaaaacaaattaatgatttaattcaCAAGACAAAATTatggaatttttcaacatttATGAGTAAAGGGGTTTTAAACGAATCGAATCCTTATTATCAAGGTGtttattttggaaaattgaGTCAAGATCatattgttaaaaaaattcagatgtgtgatttaataattcattttggAGTggttgaaaatgaaattaatactGGATATTACTCATTCAATTATAAACCAGACTCCGTcctaattcaaatacatCCAGATTATGTTAGAATTACACAATTCCAACATAATATTAGAACTGATTACAAAGGCATTGAATTTAGAACTTTTGTAGATATGGTTACAAAAGGTGTTCAACCAAATTCCATTAATACAACATACAATAGGTTATTTTCACCTTCTTCTCATGCATATCTCTTTCCATTGGAACAAGAAGAAGACGGCCCCATTTCCCATGATTATTTGGAAACAATCATCCCAAGGTATATTAACCCTGGTGATGTAGTTGTGTGTGAAACTGGAAGCATTCAATTCACCATGGTAAATACTAGACTTTCAAGTGATGTAGAATATATTACTCAAGGCTTCTATTTATCGATTGGAATGGCAATACCAGCTTCCTTAGGTATAGGAATGGCAATGAGAGACTACCCAAATTTGcatttatcaaaaaaatccTCACATTCAAATGTACCACCAAATTATAAACCTAGGTTAATTTTACTAGAAGGTGATGGGGCAGCCCAGATGACTGTTCAAGAAATCACGAacataattaaatataagattcctattgaaatattattgttgaatAATCAAGGATATACAATAGAAAGAGCAATCAAAGGTGCAGATAAAGAGTTCAATGATATTTGTGAATGGAATTGGCCACAACTATTAAATGGACTTGGTGGCAATTTAGATGagacaaaaaataaatataaatttttttctaccACAGAACTTTATGAAAagttaaaacaattaaaagattatcCAGGAAAAGAAACATTTTCGTTTGTGGAAGTTattctaaataaattaaatataccAACTACACTTATCAAAATGGCTAGTGAATTAGAGCataaagaaacaaaataa
- the SDH6 gene encoding Sdh6p (similar to Saccharomyces cerevisiae YDR379C-A; ancestral locus Anc_5.454): MVRKLCGLQRDVVHLYRSCIRVAHTKPVQSRPHFIEFARSEFSKNRDVPRKDFNTIEYLLRTGKRRLETYSSSEVKNIFGRKL; this comes from the coding sequence ATGGTTAGGAAATTATGTGGTCTCCAAAGAGATGTGGTTCATTTATATCGATCATGTATAAGAGTAGCTCATACTAAACCTGTTCAGTCTCGTCCACACTTCATTGAATTTGCAAGAAGTGAATTTTCGAAAAATCGGGATGTTCCTAgaaaagattttaatacaATTGAATATCTTCTTAGAACCGGCAAGAGGAGATTAGAAACATACTCATCCTCTgaagttaaaaatatatttggtAGAAAACTGTGA